Proteins from a single region of Amycolatopsis sp. CA-230715:
- a CDS encoding HAMP domain-containing protein gives MAERAAGERSLLDLLEGLKAVRDGDFSRRLPKADDPLMDEMSTVFNGMVDQLARFTSEVTRVAREVGTDGKLGGQAVVSGVSGTWKALTDSVNAMAGNLTAQVRSIAEVTTAVAKGDLTQQITVDVKGEMLELKNTINTMVGQLSSFADEVTRVAREVGSEGRLGGQAEVPGVAGTWRDLTTSVNFMAGNLTAQVRSIAEVTTAVAKGDLTQKITVDARGEILELKNTINTMVGQLSSFADEVTRVAREVGTEGALGGQAQVPGVAGTWRDLTTSVNFMAGNLTGQVRSIAQVATAVAKGDLTQKITVDARGEILELKNTINTMVGQLSSFADEVTRVAREVGTEGRLGGQADVKGVSGTWKGLTESVNVMADNLTDQVRSIAEVTTAVANGDLTQKIRVDARGEILELKDTINTMVGQLSSFADEVTRVAREVGTEGRLGGQADVKGVSGTWKGLTESVNVMADNLTDQVRSIAKVASAVAQGDLSKKVTVEAKGEVAALAQTINTMVDTLSAFADEVTRVAREVGTDGILGGQARVSDVAGIWKNLTDNVNSMANNLTNQVRNIAQVTTAVARGDLSRKIDVDARGEILELKTTINTMVEQLSAFAAEVTRVAREVGSEGRLGGQAEVEGISGTWKRLTENVNGLAGNLTRQVRAIAEVTSAVARGDLTRTISVEAQGEVAELKDNINAMVQSLRDTTLANQQQDWLNTNLARVPGLIQGHRDLRVVGAVIMNELTPLVGAQHGTFFLSTSDDGDQRLRLIASYGHYTGAGAPTEFDVGQSLIGQAARTKRTIVVDQTPPDYVRITSSLGSSAPVNLIVLPIVFEDRVLGVMELASFTRFTAVQRDFLEQLMEMIGVSVNTIMANARTDALLEESQRLAEELRQRSEELQAQQAKLQRSNAELGEKAELLARQNRDIEVKNFEIEQARQEIEERAQQLALASKYKSEFLANMSHELRTPLTSLLILAGVLVQNSTQNLTAKQVEFAKVIQSAGTDLLQLINDILDLSKVEAGKMDIHRELFPLQQLLDYVRTTFRPLTVDSGLDFAVTVGEGVPELLFTDEQRLRQVLRNLLSNAVKFTEEGSVELRVDSVGGASETVVAFTVVDTGIGIDTANLESIFGAFQQADGTTSRKYGGTGLGLSICREIAHLLGGEILADSTVGEGSTFTLRLPVARFEGDVSPYTAELPAVGPERAMLVVESQENSLLTHVARGAVAELDVRVDQVRGTDRAFEMLSSRSYACVVLDLDLPGAAAVTFLKQLGEGAETITVPVLAHAVGGLSGAEDRILRAHARTHPIEIVSTLDVLRERIWRLLKGEEDQEPVEAAPAERQVTAAQGGKVLLIDDDTRTVFALSGMLELHGFSVVHAPTGREGIDMLLENADIDLVLMDVMMPGMDGHATTAAIRGMPRFERLPIIAVTAKAMEGDREKSLASGASDYVTKPVDAGELLSCMSRWLDAAEPSH, from the coding sequence ATGGCTGAGCGCGCGGCGGGCGAACGGAGCCTGCTCGACCTGTTGGAAGGCCTGAAAGCGGTCAGGGACGGGGATTTCAGCCGCCGCCTGCCGAAGGCGGACGACCCGCTGATGGACGAGATGTCGACGGTGTTCAACGGCATGGTCGACCAGCTCGCGCGCTTCACCTCCGAGGTGACGCGCGTGGCGCGCGAGGTCGGCACGGACGGCAAGCTCGGCGGGCAGGCCGTGGTGTCCGGGGTGTCGGGCACCTGGAAGGCGCTCACCGATTCCGTCAACGCGATGGCGGGCAACCTGACCGCGCAGGTGCGCTCCATCGCGGAGGTCACCACGGCGGTGGCGAAGGGGGATCTGACCCAGCAGATCACCGTCGACGTCAAGGGCGAGATGCTCGAACTGAAGAACACGATCAACACGATGGTGGGTCAGTTGTCGTCGTTCGCGGACGAGGTGACGCGGGTGGCGCGCGAGGTCGGCAGCGAGGGGCGGCTCGGCGGGCAGGCCGAAGTGCCCGGGGTGGCCGGGACGTGGCGTGATCTGACCACGTCGGTGAATTTCATGGCGGGCAACCTGACCGCGCAGGTGCGGTCCATCGCGGAGGTCACGACCGCGGTGGCGAAGGGGGATTTGACGCAGAAGATCACCGTGGACGCGCGCGGGGAGATCTTGGAGCTGAAGAACACGATCAACACGATGGTGGGTCAGTTGTCGTCGTTCGCCGATGAGGTGACGCGGGTGGCGCGCGAGGTCGGCACCGAAGGCGCGCTCGGCGGGCAGGCGCAGGTTCCGGGTGTCGCGGGGACGTGGCGCGACTTGACCACGTCGGTGAATTTCATGGCGGGCAACCTCACCGGGCAGGTGCGGTCCATCGCGCAGGTCGCCACCGCGGTGGCGAAGGGGGATTTGACGCAGAAGATCACCGTGGACGCGCGCGGGGAGATCTTGGAGCTGAAGAACACGATCAACACGATGGTGGGTCAGTTGTCGTCGTTCGCCGATGAGGTGACGCGGGTGGCGCGTGAGGTGGGTACGGAGGGGCGGCTGGGTGGTCAGGCTGATGTGAAGGGTGTTTCGGGGACGTGGAAGGGGTTGACGGAGTCGGTGAACGTGATGGCCGACAACCTGACCGACCAGGTCCGCTCGATCGCCGAGGTGACCACGGCGGTCGCGAACGGGGACCTGACGCAGAAGATCAGGGTCGACGCGCGCGGGGAGATCTTGGAGCTCAAGGACACGATCAACACGATGGTGGGTCAGTTGTCGTCGTTCGCCGATGAGGTGACGCGGGTGGCGCGTGAGGTGGGTACGGAGGGGCGGCTGGGTGGTCAGGCTGATGTGAAGGGTGTTTCGGGGACGTGGAAGGGGTTGACGGAGTCGGTGAACGTGATGGCCGACAACCTGACCGACCAGGTCCGCTCGATCGCCAAGGTGGCCAGCGCGGTCGCGCAGGGCGATCTGTCCAAAAAGGTCACCGTGGAGGCCAAGGGCGAGGTGGCCGCGCTGGCGCAGACCATCAACACGATGGTCGACACGTTGTCCGCCTTCGCCGACGAGGTGACGCGCGTGGCGCGCGAGGTCGGCACGGACGGCATCCTCGGCGGGCAGGCGCGAGTGTCCGATGTGGCCGGTATCTGGAAGAACCTCACCGACAACGTCAACTCGATGGCCAACAACCTGACCAACCAGGTGCGCAACATCGCGCAGGTGACCACCGCGGTGGCGCGCGGCGACCTGTCCCGCAAGATCGACGTGGACGCGCGCGGGGAGATCCTCGAACTGAAGACCACCATAAACACCATGGTGGAGCAGCTTTCCGCGTTCGCGGCCGAGGTGACGCGGGTGGCGCGCGAGGTCGGCAGCGAGGGGCGGCTCGGCGGGCAGGCGGAGGTCGAGGGCATTTCGGGAACCTGGAAGCGGTTGACCGAGAACGTCAACGGGCTCGCCGGGAACCTGACCCGCCAGGTGCGGGCGATCGCCGAGGTCACCAGCGCGGTGGCGCGCGGCGACCTGACCAGGACGATTTCCGTGGAGGCGCAGGGTGAAGTCGCGGAGCTGAAGGACAACATCAACGCGATGGTGCAGTCCCTTCGCGACACCACGCTGGCGAACCAGCAGCAGGACTGGCTCAACACCAACCTCGCGCGGGTGCCCGGCCTCATCCAGGGCCACCGCGATCTGCGCGTGGTCGGTGCGGTGATCATGAACGAGCTGACCCCGCTCGTCGGCGCGCAGCACGGCACGTTCTTCCTCAGCACGTCCGACGACGGGGACCAGCGGCTGCGCCTCATCGCCAGCTACGGCCACTACACCGGGGCCGGGGCGCCCACGGAGTTCGACGTCGGGCAGTCCCTGATCGGGCAGGCCGCGCGGACGAAGCGGACGATCGTGGTCGACCAGACGCCGCCGGACTACGTGCGGATCACCTCGAGCCTCGGTTCCTCGGCGCCGGTGAACCTGATCGTGCTGCCGATCGTGTTCGAAGACCGCGTGCTCGGCGTGATGGAACTGGCCTCGTTCACGCGGTTCACCGCCGTGCAGCGGGATTTCCTCGAACAGCTCATGGAGATGATCGGGGTCAGCGTCAACACCATCATGGCCAACGCGCGCACGGACGCGCTGCTCGAAGAATCGCAGCGGCTCGCCGAGGAACTGCGGCAGCGGTCGGAAGAACTCCAGGCGCAGCAAGCGAAACTGCAGCGGTCGAACGCCGAGCTGGGGGAGAAGGCGGAACTGCTCGCCCGCCAGAACCGCGACATCGAGGTCAAGAACTTCGAAATCGAACAGGCCCGCCAGGAGATCGAAGAGCGCGCGCAGCAGCTCGCGCTCGCGTCGAAGTACAAGTCCGAGTTCCTCGCCAACATGTCGCACGAGCTGCGCACCCCGTTGACCAGCCTGCTCATCCTCGCCGGTGTGCTCGTCCAGAACTCGACGCAGAACCTGACCGCGAAGCAGGTGGAGTTCGCGAAGGTGATCCAGTCCGCGGGCACCGATCTGCTGCAGCTGATCAACGACATCCTCGACCTGTCGAAGGTCGAGGCGGGCAAGATGGACATCCACCGCGAGCTGTTCCCGTTGCAGCAGCTGCTCGACTACGTGCGCACCACGTTCCGGCCGCTGACCGTCGACAGTGGACTCGACTTCGCGGTGACGGTGGGCGAAGGGGTGCCGGAGCTGCTGTTCACCGACGAGCAGCGGCTGCGGCAGGTGCTGCGGAACCTGTTGTCCAACGCGGTGAAGTTCACCGAGGAGGGCAGCGTCGAGCTGCGCGTCGACTCGGTCGGCGGGGCGAGCGAGACGGTCGTCGCGTTCACCGTGGTGGACACCGGGATCGGCATCGACACGGCGAACCTCGAATCGATCTTCGGGGCGTTCCAGCAGGCCGACGGCACCACCAGCCGGAAGTACGGCGGGACGGGGCTCGGGCTGTCGATCTGCCGCGAGATCGCCCACCTGCTCGGCGGGGAGATCCTCGCCGACAGCACGGTGGGGGAGGGCAGCACGTTCACCCTGCGGCTCCCCGTCGCGCGGTTCGAAGGCGACGTGTCGCCGTACACGGCGGAACTGCCCGCCGTCGGCCCGGAACGGGCGATGCTCGTGGTCGAGTCGCAGGAGAACAGCCTGCTCACGCACGTGGCGCGCGGGGCGGTCGCCGAACTCGACGTGCGGGTGGACCAGGTGCGCGGCACCGATCGCGCGTTCGAGATGCTGTCCTCCCGGTCGTACGCCTGCGTGGTGCTCGACCTCGACCTCCCCGGTGCCGCCGCGGTCACCTTCCTCAAGCAGCTCGGCGAGGGCGCCGAGACGATCACCGTTCCCGTGCTCGCGCACGCCGTCGGCGGCCTCAGCGGGGCGGAGGACCGCATCCTCCGCGCGCACGCGCGCACCCACCCGATCGAAATCGTGTCCACTTTGGACGTTCTGCGGGAGCGGATCTGGCGGCTGCTCAAGGGCGAGGAGGACCAGGAGCCGGTGGAAGCGGCCCCGGCCGAACGCCAGGTCACCGCCGCGCAGGGCGGAAAGGTCCTCCTGATCGACGACGACACCCGCACCGTGTTCGCGCTGTCGGGCATGCTCGAACTGCACGGGTTCTCCGTGGTGCACGCCCCGACCGGGCGCGAGGGGATCGACATGCTGCTCGAGAACGCCGACATCGACCTCGTGCTGATGGACGTGATGATGCCGGGAATGGACGGGCACGCCACCACCGCGGCCATCCGCGGCATGCCCCGGTTCGAACGGCTGCCGATCATCGCGGTCACCGCGAAGGCGATGGAAGGCGACCGGGAGAAGAGCCTCGCCTCCGGCGCCAGCGACTACGTCACGAAACCCGTCGACGCGGGCGAACTCCTGTCCTGCATGAGCCGGTGGCTGGACGCCGCGGAGCCCTCGCACTAG
- a CDS encoding response regulator transcription factor — MVRLLLVEDHDMVADALALAFDEVEDVEVVARARSVAETVVAAERHRPSVVLLDRRLSDGDAVASIGEILEASPDSRVLVYTGDANRALADRVVVAGGSGLVLKAGPFGDLVGAIRRVADGYGVFADSPALSPARAPAPASRPGEGDFRLTEGEREVLRMLAAGTEIDDIGTRLRLEPGLVRHVVRGIMAKLGVTSEAGVVPAARRHGLLERTERRDG; from the coding sequence ATGGTCCGGTTGCTGCTGGTCGAAGACCACGACATGGTCGCGGACGCGCTCGCACTCGCCTTCGACGAGGTCGAGGACGTGGAAGTGGTCGCCCGCGCCAGGTCGGTCGCGGAGACGGTGGTGGCCGCGGAACGGCACCGGCCTTCGGTGGTGCTGCTCGACCGGCGCCTGTCCGACGGTGACGCCGTCGCGTCGATCGGTGAGATCCTCGAAGCTTCGCCGGACAGCAGGGTCCTCGTGTACACCGGTGACGCGAACCGCGCGCTGGCCGATCGGGTCGTCGTGGCGGGCGGATCCGGCCTGGTGCTCAAGGCGGGGCCGTTCGGGGATCTCGTCGGCGCGATCCGCAGGGTCGCCGACGGGTACGGGGTGTTCGCCGATTCGCCCGCGCTGTCACCGGCGCGGGCCCCCGCCCCGGCCTCGCGGCCGGGCGAGGGCGATTTCCGCCTCACCGAAGGCGAACGCGAGGTCCTGCGCATGCTCGCCGCCGGGACGGAGATCGACGACATCGGCACGCGGTTGCGGCTGGAGCCGGGGCTGGTGCGGCACGTGGTACGCGGGATCATGGCCAAGCTCGGGGTGACCAGCGAAGCGGGGGTCGTCCCGGCAGCGCGGCGCCACGGGCTCCTCGAACGGACGGAGCGGCGTGATGGCTGA
- a CDS encoding ATP-dependent DNA ligase: MALPIEPPVKPMLARPVKRIPDSGELLFEPKWDGFRCLVFRDGDDLTLQSRAGKPLNRYFPEVLETLRAALPERVVVDGELVVARGGKLDFDALTERVHPAESRVRLLAEQSPASFVAFDLLALDDRAFAEEPTSVRREHLVKLAADGVHITPATTDPATAREWFTLFEGAGLDGVIGKPLDAVYEPNKRIMFKYKHTRTADCVLAGLRWHVDGAEGEAVGSFLLGLHDERGVLHHVGVVGSFPVARRRELAGELADLVTEGAHPWLGDATVEGQRLPGGITRWRAKEHAWVPLRPERVVEVSYEHTEGGYPSRFRHTAQFLRWRPDREPSSCDYAQLDEPARYDLDAVLRGEVRPSA; encoded by the coding sequence ATGGCGTTGCCGATCGAGCCACCAGTCAAGCCCATGCTCGCGCGTCCGGTGAAGCGCATCCCGGATTCGGGTGAGTTGCTCTTCGAACCCAAGTGGGACGGGTTCCGGTGCCTGGTCTTCCGCGACGGTGACGACCTCACCCTGCAGTCGCGTGCCGGAAAACCGCTGAACCGGTATTTCCCCGAAGTCCTCGAGACGCTGCGCGCCGCCCTTCCGGAGCGGGTCGTGGTCGACGGCGAACTGGTCGTGGCGCGGGGCGGCAAGCTCGACTTCGACGCGCTCACCGAACGCGTCCACCCCGCGGAGAGCAGGGTTCGGCTGCTGGCCGAGCAGTCTCCGGCCAGTTTCGTGGCCTTCGACCTGCTGGCGCTCGACGACCGCGCGTTCGCCGAGGAGCCGACGAGCGTGCGCCGCGAGCACCTGGTGAAGCTGGCCGCCGACGGCGTGCACATCACGCCCGCCACCACCGATCCGGCGACCGCGCGCGAGTGGTTCACCCTCTTCGAGGGCGCCGGACTCGACGGTGTGATCGGCAAACCGCTCGACGCGGTCTACGAGCCGAACAAGCGGATCATGTTCAAGTACAAGCACACCAGGACGGCCGACTGCGTGCTGGCCGGGCTGCGGTGGCACGTGGACGGCGCCGAAGGCGAGGCCGTCGGCTCGTTCCTGCTCGGCCTGCACGACGAACGCGGCGTGCTGCACCACGTCGGTGTGGTGGGTTCCTTCCCGGTGGCGCGGCGGCGCGAACTGGCGGGGGAACTGGCGGACCTCGTCACCGAGGGCGCGCACCCGTGGCTCGGGGACGCGACGGTCGAAGGCCAGCGCCTGCCCGGCGGGATCACCCGGTGGCGGGCGAAGGAGCACGCCTGGGTTCCGCTGCGGCCGGAGCGCGTGGTCGAGGTCTCCTACGAGCACACCGAGGGCGGCTACCCGTCGCGGTTCCGGCACACCGCCCAGTTCCTGCGCTGGCGGCCCGACCGCGAACCGTCGTCGTGCGACTACGCCCAGCTCGACGAGCCCGCGCGCTACGACCTCGACGCCGTGCTCCGCGGCGAGGTGCGTCCGTCGGCGTAG